The following proteins are co-located in the Solea solea chromosome 21, fSolSol10.1, whole genome shotgun sequence genome:
- the egr2b gene encoding early growth response protein 2b: MTAKTLEKVPMNLGGFVHPVADSVYSMDDIAASMPTSVAIFPNTDLGAHYDQMNVAADGLMGADMSTEKRSLELSPYTGGFSQPASHRNQTFTYMGKFSIDSQYPGNWNPEGVINIVSGIFNVAQPPPPPPPSSSASSSPASSGSPSHFSSGNLSCTMAAPNQAEMDHHHHLYSPPPPYSSSGCGEMYQDTSAFLSTSTCPIASYPPPSYSSPKQPMGSDAPGLFPIIPDYSGFFQPACQRDMHTAGIQDRKPFGACTLDSFRVPPPLTPLNTIRNFTLGGPGGGVSEGGPPRLPSAYSPQNLPLRPILRPRKYPNRPSKTPIHERPYPCPAEGCDRRFSRSDELTRHIRIHTGHKPFQCRICMRNFSRSDHLTTHIRTHTGEKPFACDFCGRKFARSDERKRHTKIHLRQKERKSSTVSSSSSSSSGSTGLERSSGGISASNGICP, translated from the exons ATGACGGCCAAAACTCTGGAGAAGGTGCCGATGAATCTCGGTGGGTTCGTGCATCCCGTAGCAGACAGCGTGTATTCCATGGATGACATCGCCGCCAGCATGCCGACCTCTGTGGCAATCTTCCCCAACACAGATTTAGGAGCGCACTACGACCAGATGAACGTGGCAGCAG ATGGTTTGATGGGCGCAGACATGAGCACAGAGAAGCGCTCTCTGGAACTCTCCCCCTACACCGGCGGTTTCTCTCAGCCCGCGTCCCACCGCAATCAGACCTTCACCTACATGGGAAAGTTCTCCATCGACTCCCAGTATCCAGGTAACTGGAACCCCGAGGGAGTCATCAACATCGTCTCGGGCATCTTCAACGTGGCCcagccgccgcctcctcctcctccctcctcttcagcGTCCTCCTCACCGGCTTCTTCTGGATCTCCTAGTCACTTCTCCAGCGGAAATTTGAGTTGCACCATGGCGGCTCCGAACCAGGCAGAGATGgaccatcaccaccacctctACTCCCCACCTCCTCCTTACTCCTCCTCAGGTTGCGGGGAGATGTACCAGGACACCTCGGCTTTTTTGTCCACTTCCACCTGTCCCATCGCGTCCTACCCGCCGCCCTCCTACTCTTCTCCTAAGCAGCCCATGGGCTCAGACGCACCGGGGCTTTTCCCCATTATCCCAGACTACTCTGGCTTCTTCCAGCCGGCTTGTCAGCGGGACATGCACACGGCAGGTATCCAAGATCGGAAACCGTTCGGCGCATGCACGCTCGACTCATTCCGCGTGCCTCCACCCTTGACCCCGCTGAACACTATTAGGAACTTTACGCTCGGGGGTCCGGGTGGCGGCGTCTCCGAAGGCGGTCCACCGAGGCTTCCCTCTGCATACAGCCCACAGAACCTGCCACTGAGACCGATCCTGCGGCCCAGAAAGTACCCGAACAGACCCAGCAAGACGCCCATCCATGAGCGTCCGTACCCATGTCCCGCTGAGGGCTGCGACCGGCGCTTCTCTCGTTCCGACGAACTGACCAGACACATCCGTATCCACACTGGACACAAGCCGTTCCAGTGTCGGATATGCATGCGCAACTTCAGCCGCAGCGACCACCTCACCACGCACATCCGCACGCACACCGGAGAGAAGCCGTTCGCGTGTGATTTCTGCGGCCGGAAATTTGCGCGGAGCgacgagagaaagagacacactaAAATCCACCTGAGGCAGAAGGAGAGGAAGTCTTCCACtgtctcctcctcgtcctcctcctcgtccggCAGCACCGGGCTGGAGCGGTCATCAGGCGGGATCAGCGCATCCAACGGGATCTGTCCATAG
- the adoa gene encoding 2-aminoethanethiol (cysteamine) dioxygenase a, whose product MPRDNKTPLIQKIAKQAYVTLQDPNSSANVADKQSELISLVTAVRAADLKIAPRKSKGSAGAAGLQNPPVTYMHICETEVFSMGVFLLRSGASIPLHDHPDMNGMLKVLYGKVNVHCFDKLENHLTVNSVTPHFDPPLDPLQMASVWRSIRRSVEEYTENSGPCLLTPLKDNLHRVDAVGGPAAFLDILAPPYNQDDGRDCHYYKILQTVAERETDGKSGEEQGEEKEKEDEAWLLEVPQPEDFWCGGEPYPGPAVSV is encoded by the exons ATGCCGCGGGACAACAAAACTCCGCTTATCCAGAAGATAGCGAAGCAGGCCTACGTCACCTTACAAGACCCCAACTCTTCGGCCAACGTCGCAGATAAACAGAGTGAGCTCATCTCCTTGGTGACCGCGGTCAGAGCTGCCGACCTGAAAATTGCTCCCCGGAAAAGCAAAGGGAGCGCCGGGGCAGCGGGGCTCCAGAATCCGCCGGTCACGTACATGCACATCTGCGAGACTGAGGTGTTCAGCATGGGGGTGTTTCTGCTGAGGAGTGGCGCCTCCATCCCGCTTCACGACCACCCGGACATGAACGGCATGCTCAAG GTCCTCTATGGGAAGGTGAACGTCCACTGCTTTGATAAACTGGAAAATCATTTGACTGTCAACTCCGTCACACCTCATTTCGATCCTCCGCTGGACCCTCTCCAGATGGCCTCCGTGTGGCGCTCCATACGCCGGTCGGTGGAGGAGTACACGGAGAACAGCGGGCCGTGCCTCCTCACCCCTCTGAAAGATAATCTGCATCGCGTCGACGCAGTGGGGGGGCCCGCCGCTTTCCTGGATATCTTGGCGCCGCCATACAATCAGGACGACGGGCGGGACTGCCACTATTACAAAATCCTGCAAACTGTAGCAGAGAGGGAAACGGATGGAAAGAGCGGGGAGGAgcagggagaggagaaggagaaagaagatGAGGCATGGCTGCTAGAGGTCCCTCAGCCTGAGGATTTCTGGTGCGGTGGGGAGCCATATCCAGGCCCTGCAGTCTCAGTCTGA